CCGTGAACGGGCCGGCCATCATTGGACTGCTGGTGAACGCTGGCTGAAACAAAGTCAGCGCCTTTTTCCACAAAATTTCGCTGGGCATAATCAGGCTGGCGACAATCCCAATGTCAACGGCCGTTTCATTGCGCACAATCGCCCCAATTTGCTCCACCCAACCGCCG
The Chitinophagales bacterium genome window above contains:
- a CDS encoding ABC transporter permease, with translation GGWVEQIGAIVRNETAVDIGIVASLIMPSEILWKKALTLFQPAFTSSPMMAGPFTVASQPSDAMLVYAVLYMAGMVGFALWSFTRRDL